From the genome of Thermococcus chitonophagus, one region includes:
- a CDS encoding acetate--CoA ligase family protein, with protein MAGELDFLFYPRSVAVIGASHVPGKVGNAIMRSITANFNGKVYAVNVKGGEIEVNGKKFKVYKSVKEIPDEIDVAVIAVPARFVPDVIDECGEKGVKGAVVISAGFKEAGRADLEEELVKRARKWGIRVVGPNCLGVTNLENGFDCNFNPPERQARPKFGSIAFMSQSGAFGAAILDWAARHEVGMSKFISLGNMADLDESDFMLYLKDDPKTKVITAYIEGVKDGRKFFNVAKETTKVKPVIILKAGRTEAGAKAAASHTGSLAGSYKIYEAAFEQSGVLSAKSMRQLFNYAKALAMQKPAQGDRVAIVTNGGGAGVMMSDGLLEAGLKLAELSEETREKFRKAIEEGKLPEHMSYKNPIDVIGDAPSSRYELAIRYALEDPNVDVLAVIALFQSPALDEGIVDVMEKVQEYGKPIVFVAPGGEFPEKMARRIEEKGVPVFETVEDGVDAVYALVKYGLYLKELQSF; from the coding sequence ATGGCCGGAGAGTTAGACTTCTTGTTCTACCCTAGGAGCGTTGCAGTAATAGGAGCATCACATGTTCCAGGGAAGGTTGGCAATGCAATAATGCGTTCAATAACGGCAAACTTCAATGGGAAGGTATACGCTGTAAACGTTAAGGGGGGAGAAATAGAGGTCAATGGAAAGAAGTTTAAAGTCTATAAGAGTGTAAAAGAAATTCCCGATGAGATTGATGTTGCTGTAATAGCAGTTCCTGCGAGATTCGTTCCCGACGTAATAGATGAATGTGGAGAGAAAGGCGTTAAAGGCGCAGTTGTCATTTCCGCAGGGTTCAAAGAGGCTGGTAGGGCGGATCTGGAGGAGGAGCTCGTAAAAAGGGCAAGAAAGTGGGGGATAAGGGTAGTTGGTCCCAACTGCCTTGGAGTTACCAACCTAGAGAACGGCTTTGACTGTAACTTTAACCCCCCGGAGAGACAGGCGAGGCCGAAGTTCGGTTCAATTGCCTTCATGAGCCAGAGCGGAGCCTTTGGAGCGGCAATACTAGACTGGGCCGCTAGGCATGAAGTTGGAATGAGCAAGTTCATCAGCTTAGGTAACATGGCTGACCTAGATGAAAGCGACTTCATGCTCTATCTAAAGGATGATCCAAAAACGAAGGTAATAACGGCCTACATAGAGGGCGTTAAGGATGGAAGAAAGTTCTTCAATGTAGCGAAGGAGACTACGAAGGTAAAGCCAGTGATAATCCTAAAGGCCGGGAGAACGGAAGCGGGAGCGAAGGCTGCCGCGTCTCATACTGGCTCTCTGGCTGGAAGTTATAAGATATACGAGGCGGCGTTTGAGCAGAGCGGTGTTCTCTCCGCCAAGAGCATGAGACAGCTCTTCAACTACGCAAAGGCCTTAGCGATGCAAAAGCCTGCACAGGGAGATAGAGTGGCAATAGTGACCAATGGTGGTGGTGCTGGAGTTATGATGAGTGATGGATTACTTGAGGCCGGTCTAAAGCTGGCTGAGCTTAGTGAGGAAACAAGGGAGAAATTCAGAAAGGCTATCGAAGAGGGGAAGTTGCCCGAGCACATGAGCTACAAGAACCCGATTGACGTCATAGGAGATGCCCCCTCAAGCAGGTACGAACTTGCGATAAGGTATGCCTTGGAAGATCCAAACGTTGATGTTTTGGCAGTTATAGCCCTGTTCCAGAGTCCAGCCTTGGATGAAGGCATCGTTGATGTAATGGAAAAAGTACAAGAGTACGGCAAGCCAATAGTGTTCGTGGCCCCGGGAGGAGAATTCCCGGAGAAGATGGCCAGGAGAATAGAGGAGAAGGGAGTTCCGGTGTTTGAGACCGTCGAGGATGGTGTTGACGCTGTTTACGCCCTTGTAAAATACGGCCTCTACCTTAAGGAGCTTCAGAGTTTCTGA
- a CDS encoding DUF835 domain-containing protein, with amino-acid sequence MSIIPYLNFFSRLILFIVAVYKAVRTREKGWTILSIAFLVSVMDIENYILKPLGISINPTVYPIVSKIPNFYIGILTLGAAFMLKYGNIKPKHILIVGTTLMVSYVWIFAMAIGIFKGNFTLRSIVPSFILGGSTLYLAIVLWEYVVEKRSLQILFPLGLAGVGLLNLTYPFTREINWFYPLAFFGAAIFRLMAAIGALKMIIFSPKVPEKRSIQALKPGAYWTEDEARALEIARKMNTVMITRRYPVKNNGNALVYWITKVKEGEIKENVYAISPTKIDILTDLIARAFRLGYNLLYIDAVEFLILENGFKATAKFLYTVKDIAIGNNGSVILVLNPKVLQENQLKIIEREFQKL; translated from the coding sequence ATGAGCATTATCCCTTACCTTAACTTTTTCTCTAGGCTAATCTTATTTATAGTGGCCGTCTATAAAGCAGTGAGAACTAGAGAAAAAGGTTGGACAATTCTCTCTATAGCATTTCTAGTTTCAGTTATGGATATCGAGAATTACATTCTGAAGCCCCTAGGAATTTCAATAAATCCCACAGTATATCCAATAGTTAGCAAGATACCAAACTTCTATATTGGGATTTTAACGCTAGGCGCAGCGTTTATGCTAAAATACGGCAATATAAAACCTAAGCACATTTTAATTGTTGGTACAACTCTCATGGTCTCATATGTATGGATATTCGCTATGGCCATTGGGATTTTTAAGGGAAATTTCACCTTAAGATCAATAGTTCCTTCTTTTATCCTTGGCGGTTCAACCCTCTATCTCGCCATAGTCCTCTGGGAGTATGTAGTAGAGAAGAGAAGTCTCCAAATACTTTTTCCACTCGGTTTAGCAGGTGTAGGATTATTAAACCTCACGTATCCATTTACTAGAGAGATTAACTGGTTTTACCCTCTAGCTTTCTTCGGAGCTGCCATTTTTAGGTTAATGGCTGCCATAGGAGCCCTAAAGATGATAATTTTCTCACCTAAGGTTCCAGAAAAAAGATCAATTCAAGCGCTAAAGCCAGGAGCCTATTGGACGGAAGATGAAGCTAGGGCACTTGAAATAGCGCGCAAGATGAACACTGTCATGATAACGAGGAGGTATCCTGTGAAAAACAATGGGAATGCTCTTGTTTATTGGATAACAAAGGTCAAGGAAGGAGAGATAAAAGAAAACGTTTACGCAATCTCACCAACTAAGATAGACATACTTACAGACTTAATCGCGAGGGCGTTCAGGTTGGGTTATAATCTACTATACATAGATGCCGTAGAGTTCCTGATACTAGAGAACGGTTTCAAGGCAACGGCAAAGTTCCTGTATACGGTGAAAGACATAGCAATAGGAAACAACGGAAGCGTGATACTAGTTCTGAATCCAAAAGTTCTACAAGAAAATCAATTGAAAATAATAGAGAGGGAGTTTCAGAAACTCTGA
- the glmU gene encoding bifunctional sugar-1-phosphate nucleotidylyltransferase/acetyltransferase produces the protein MKAIILAAGKGERLRPLTDDRPKVILKVANKPIIEYVIENLDPFVDEFIIVVRYMKEKLINLLGDEFHGKPITYVEQVEGEGTAKAIYSVKDYIEEGEEFFVVNGDIYFEEDAVRGLLHVFKKNNADAGLVVKKFDDLSQFGLVEVDGGLVRGIREKPGKISGFANLGIYIFKSDVFRFIEKTEISERGEYEITDTLNLMLASGKRIAYYEYKGYWNDIGRPWNLLEVNEYILKTKLKHGIRGKVEEGAVIIPPVEIGEGTVVRSGSYIIGPVKIGRNSIIGPNCFIRPYTSIGDNCHIGNAVEIKNSIIMDHSNAPHLNYVGDSIIGENTNLGAGTITANLRHDNRTIKVEIKGKLEDSGRRKLGAIIGHNVKVGINVTIYPGRKIGSNAFVGPGVIVDKNIPPNVLIVVKQEKMVVER, from the coding sequence ATGAAGGCTATTATCTTGGCTGCAGGTAAAGGGGAAAGGCTTAGACCCTTGACCGATGACAGACCAAAGGTTATTCTTAAAGTTGCCAATAAGCCCATTATAGAGTACGTTATAGAAAATCTTGACCCCTTTGTCGACGAATTCATAATAGTGGTTAGATACATGAAGGAAAAGCTAATCAACCTCCTAGGAGATGAATTCCACGGAAAGCCGATAACTTACGTGGAGCAAGTGGAAGGAGAAGGGACAGCCAAGGCCATATACTCCGTAAAGGACTACATTGAAGAAGGTGAAGAATTCTTTGTGGTTAATGGAGACATATATTTTGAAGAAGATGCCGTACGAGGATTGTTACATGTCTTTAAGAAAAACAACGCCGATGCAGGGCTAGTAGTTAAGAAATTCGACGATTTAAGCCAGTTTGGATTGGTAGAAGTTGATGGCGGATTAGTTAGGGGGATAAGGGAGAAGCCTGGGAAGATTAGTGGATTTGCAAACTTAGGCATTTACATCTTCAAGAGCGATGTTTTCAGATTCATAGAGAAAACGGAGATCAGCGAGAGAGGGGAATACGAAATAACCGATACCCTAAACCTGATGCTTGCATCTGGAAAGAGAATTGCCTATTATGAGTACAAAGGCTACTGGAACGACATAGGAAGACCTTGGAACCTTCTCGAGGTCAACGAGTACATACTGAAGACGAAGCTGAAGCATGGCATAAGAGGAAAAGTCGAAGAGGGCGCCGTAATAATACCGCCAGTTGAAATTGGGGAGGGTACAGTTGTAAGATCTGGGAGCTATATCATAGGGCCTGTAAAAATCGGAAGGAATTCTATTATTGGCCCCAACTGCTTCATAAGGCCTTACACAAGCATCGGCGACAACTGCCATATAGGAAATGCCGTTGAGATAAAGAATTCGATAATAATGGATCACTCCAACGCACCCCACCTCAATTACGTTGGAGATTCTATAATAGGCGAGAACACTAACCTTGGGGCCGGAACAATAACTGCGAACTTAAGGCACGATAATAGGACGATAAAAGTCGAAATTAAAGGAAAGCTTGAGGATTCTGGCAGGAGAAAGCTTGGGGCAATTATAGGGCATAATGTTAAGGTAGGAATTAACGTCACCATTTATCCTGGGAGAAAGATAGGAAGCAATGCATTTGTTGGCCCTGGGGTTATAGTTGACAAGAACATACCCCCGAACGTTCTTATTGTAGTTAAGCAGGAAAAAATGGTGGTAGAGAGATGA
- a CDS encoding ribose-phosphate diphosphokinase → MFVVGSGALHLKEELSKKAEIIEVEIKKFPDGEKYVRILGEGEEAIVVQSTYHPQDEHLIEALLLGDALKEKGFKRLKLVVPYLAYSRQDRVTKDGEPISIRAVMKMLGLYYDELYVFDIHNPKTLEFFPGKAHNVSPARVIAEYFKEKLGEGIVMAPDKGALERARAVAEILGLEYSHFEKKRISPTEVQMTPVDVDVKGKNVLIVDDIISTGGTMIKAANLLRELGAGKIFVAATHGVFAEGAIERVSNAVDELAVTNTIPTPVSKISIVPEILNV, encoded by the coding sequence ATGTTCGTAGTTGGAAGCGGGGCCTTACATTTAAAGGAAGAACTCTCGAAAAAGGCAGAGATAATTGAAGTCGAGATAAAGAAGTTCCCAGACGGTGAAAAGTATGTAAGGATTCTTGGAGAAGGAGAGGAGGCAATAGTAGTTCAGTCAACATATCATCCCCAGGACGAGCACCTAATTGAAGCACTTCTCCTGGGGGATGCCCTAAAGGAGAAGGGATTTAAAAGACTAAAACTCGTGGTTCCTTACCTGGCATACTCAAGGCAGGATAGAGTCACAAAGGACGGAGAGCCGATAAGCATCAGGGCAGTTATGAAAATGCTCGGTCTCTACTATGATGAACTTTACGTTTTTGATATTCACAACCCGAAGACCCTCGAGTTCTTCCCAGGGAAGGCCCACAATGTTTCTCCTGCAAGGGTTATAGCCGAATACTTCAAGGAGAAGCTTGGAGAAGGAATAGTCATGGCTCCAGATAAGGGTGCCCTAGAGAGAGCTAGGGCGGTTGCAGAGATTTTAGGGTTAGAATACAGCCACTTTGAAAAGAAAAGAATCTCCCCAACTGAAGTTCAAATGACTCCAGTTGACGTTGATGTTAAAGGAAAGAACGTGCTCATAGTTGACGACATAATAAGCACGGGAGGAACGATGATAAAGGCCGCAAACCTCTTGAGAGAGCTCGGAGCGGGGAAGATATTCGTTGCTGCAACCCACGGGGTGTTTGCAGAGGGAGCCATTGAAAGAGTAAGCAATGCAGTTGATGAGCTCGCAGTAACCAATACTATTCCAACTCCAGTCTCAAAGATAAGCATCGTGCCTGAGATACTCAACGTATGA